The following are encoded together in the Portunus trituberculatus isolate SZX2019 chromosome 25, ASM1759143v1, whole genome shotgun sequence genome:
- the LOC123508905 gene encoding uncharacterized protein LOC123508905, with protein sequence MGECPTPSSMPEPFPNLPDPVYLPPTTTPSTTTAATIAQDPTTTAKTTMRLLEGSSGSEGVEVSGAVPLGTRLTLVVSAYSRDLPLDLHLAKCEARDEEGRVVVLLKDGCSVSQVLEDFREVVEADGEPGVRRVSQYAKLRVFNTRAAPQNITLLCFLKVCSGECAERPACVHSDINLGRSKRPVPSLYSRQVTLAKVFRVAGFPVNRPTTPPVLSSKSPGDKPECDCSHVAGVEAAAAGAGRGVACPTRRCTWCWVCPPPSTSWWRCACTTSCGAPAPTPCRRLTWRTRSRRPAPSTRSTVPQGDALHSLRRSTLSICRRRTATRHTPSPHTPATRRTITSPHRPPSGIQYSVIAPQHRRP encoded by the exons ATGGGGGAGTGTCCAACCCCGTCCAGCATGCCAGAGCCCTTCCCTAACCTGCCCGATCCTGTCTACTTACCCCCCACCActaccccctccaccaccacagcggCCACAATAGCGCAGGaccccaccaccacagccaagaCCACCATGAGACTGCTGGAAg GTTCCTCAGGGTCGGAGGGCGTGGAGGTGAGCGGCGCCGTTCCCCTGGGCACCAGGCTGACTCTGGTGGTGAGCGCCTATAGTCGAGACCTGCCCCTTGACCTCCACCTGGCTAAGTGTGAGGCGCGGGACGAGGAGGGACGCGTCGTGGTGCTCCTTAAG GACGGGTGCAGCGTGTCTCAGGTGCTGGAGGACTTCCGTGAGGTTGTGGAGGCCGATGGTGAGCCTGGCGTGCGGCGTGTCAGTCAGTACGCCAAACTGCGCGTCTTCAACACCAGAGCAGCGCCGCAGAACATCACCTTGCTGTGTTTTCTCAAG GTGTGTAGCGGGGAGTGTGCCGAGCGTCCAGCCTGCGTGCACTCGGACATCAACCTCGGCAGGAGCAAGAGGCCCGTGCCGTCCCTGTACTCCCGCCAGGTGACCCTCGCTAAGGTGTTCCGCGTGGCAGGCTTCCCCGTCAACAGACCCACCACCCCGCCTGTCCTCAGTTCAA AGTCGCCAGGAGACAAACCGGAATGTGACTGTTCGCACGTTGCGGgcgtggaggcggcggcggcgggggcggGTCGCGGGGTTGCCTGTCCCACCAGACGGTGTACCTGGTGTTGGGTCTGTCCACCGCCTTCTACATCCTGGTGGCGCTGTGCGTGTACTACTTCCTGCGGCGCCCCAGCCCCTACGCCCTGCAGAAGGCTCACATGGAGGACACGGAGTCGCCGCCCCGCGCCCTCTACCAGGAGTACTGTACCACAAGGAGACGCACTCCACAGTCTTCGCCGGAGTACTCTGTCAATATGTCGCCGCAGAACCGCCACTCGCCACACTCCGAGTCCCCACACGCCGGCCACTCGCCGCACTATAACTAGTCCACACCGCCCTCCGTCAGGCATCCAGTACAGCGTCATAGCACCGCAGCACCGCCGACcctaa